The following are encoded together in the Acanthochromis polyacanthus isolate Apoly-LR-REF ecotype Palm Island chromosome 14, KAUST_Apoly_ChrSc, whole genome shotgun sequence genome:
- the pttg1ipb gene encoding PTTG1 interacting protein b codes for MSTVYAASVSAFVLFFSVFILATEAQTPAPAPVPCADRSNRSCSECLQNVTCLWCTSNERCVDYPVRNILPSNSLCPLNDARWGVCWVNFQILIITMSVLAGVIIIAILVCCFCCCKCERMGNRKEDARVERQTRARKAHQKARRTEMQLRHDEIRQKYGLAKDNPYARMDDH; via the exons ATGTCCACGGTTTACGCAGCGTCCGTCTCTGCTTTTGTCCTCTTTTTCAGCGTTTTTATTCTCGCTACAGAAGCGCAGACTCCTGCTCCAGCTCCGG TTCCTTGTGCTGACAGATCCAACCGCAGCTGCTCTGAATGCCTGCAGAATGTGACA tgttTGTGGTGCACGTCGAACGAGCGATGCGTTGACTACCCAGTGAGGAACATCCTGCCCTCCAACAGTCTTTGTCCCCTGAATGATGCGCGATGGGGCGTGTGCTGGG TCAACTTCCAGATATTGATCATCACCATGTCGGTGCTGGCCGGTGTCATCATCATTGCCATTCTGgtttgctgcttctgctgctgcaagTGTGAACGAATGGG GAACAGGAAGGAAGATGCAAGAGTGGAGCGACAGACTCGAGCGAGGAAGGCCCATCAGAAAGCGAG GAGAACAGAAATGCAGCTGAGGCATGAtgaaatcagacagaaatatg GCCTGGCAAAGGATAATCCATACGCCCGTATGGACGATCATTAG